GTCGACGAGTCGGTGCTGCCCTGGCTGCTGGTGACGACGACCAACTGCGCCCGCAATGCCCGCAGGAGCGTGCGCCGCAACGAGCGCCTCATCGCGCACATCCCGCTCGGCCCCGACGCGCCCGACACGGCAGACGTGGCCGCCGATCGGCTCGAGCGGCTCGACGCCGGCACCGCGGTCGCGCAGGCGCTGCGCCAGCTGCCTGAGAAGGATGCCCGGCTGATCGCACTCGTGCTGCTCGAAGAGATGCCGCTCGCCGACGCCGCCACCGCGATCGGCGTCAGCTACGGCGCCGCGAAGACCCGCATCCACCGCGCGAAGCTCAAGCTGCGCGCGCAGCTCGAAGCCGCAGGCGTCGACGAGCTCGAGGAGGTGGTGTCCGCATGAACGACGAGCAGATGAGCGACGAGTTCAAGTCTCGGATGCGTCAGGGCCTCTCGAGCATGGCGGTGCGGGAGCGCATGCGCGAGCGCAGCCGAAACCGCGCCATCGCAGGCGGCGCGCTCGCGGCCGTCGTCGTCGCGACGGTGGCGGTCTTCGGCGCGCAGGCGCTCGGTGGGGTCGCGGAGCGCGACCAGGCGGCACCGTCGAGCCCAACGCCGACAGTGGTCGAGACGCCGACGCCCGGCGAGACCACCGCGCCGACGCCCGCGCCGACGGAGTCGCCCGAGCCAGAGCCGACAGCGCCTCCGGGACTCGAGGGCGTCGCGGCCGGCGAGCCGCTGGTCGTGGGCGTCGAGACCTGTGCGGATGGCTGCGGCGATGCCGGCGCTGCAGGTCCGGAGCCGATCGTCGAGCGCATCTTCGACATCTACCTCGTCTGTGAGGGGCGTGGCACCGTCTTCTTCGGCAGCGAGGCATGGATCGACTGCAGCGCGCAGCAGGTGGGCAGCGGCTTCGTGCAGCTCGACCAGCGTGATGTGGTCGGCGATGGCGACCTGGAGTTCACCAGCTCGGAGGACTTCAACGGTGCGCTCACGCTCGTCGACGCCGGCCAGCCGCCGGTCGGCACGATCGAGGGCGACAGCGCGACCGTCTGGGTGACGTGCTCCGACCAGAGCAGCACCATCACGGTCGGCGGCGTAGCGTTCGACTGCTCGGCCGCAGAGGCGCCAGCCGACGATTTCTTCCGCAGTGCGACGCTCGCGGCCTGGGGCGTGCCGATCCTGCCGGGAGAGATCGCGCCGCGCATCGAGCGCGATCAGGGCACCGGCTCCGTCAGCTTCGTGGTGGAGCGATGAGCCGGGCGCGCGCGGTGGCCGCCGCGATCCTCGTGCTGGTCGCGGTGACCGGCTGCGGCCCGACCGGGGCCCTGGCGCCCAGCGAACCGCTCGTCACTGCCCAGCCCACCACCACCCAGTCCACCGAGCGGCAATCCACCGAGCCGTCGACCATCCGCTCGACCGAGCGTCCGGCCTCGCCCGAGCCCGTCGCGACGACCGAGCCGCCCCTCGCGTCAGCTGCGCCCCCGGCCACGGAGCCGCCGGTCACTGAACTGCCGCACTGGGAAGCACAGACTCTGGACGCCGTCTCCGTCGGCGGCGCGCCAGTCGAGCCAGGGGCCATGTTCGACCTGGCGATGGCCTGCGATCCTGCCTACCCGACGTGGTTGCACGAGCCCGGCAGCACGCCCACCCCGAGGACGACCGATGGTCGCTCGTTCTGGTGCGAGGAGGGCATAGCCGTCGTCATGGCGGCCGGAGTGCCGGGCGAGACAGCGCAGCCGTTCGCGATGCTCGAGGATGACCTGGCTGCGCCGGTGATCGAGCGTGTGCCCGCCGGCAGCGGGTTCGGGTCGGATGCGGTGCAGCGGCTGACAGATCGGCTCGGCGTCCCGACGGTGCGGGTGAGCGCGAGCTGCGGTGTGGTGGGACCTCAGCTGAGCCTCGGCGACCAGACGCTCTCGTGCGTCGAGCAGTACTCCGAGGTGTCCTTCGAGCCGGTGCCGCTCGACGAAGCGCTGCGTGCGTTGGTGCTGCCGGCCGGGTTCGCGGGCACTGTCTGGATGCGTCCGGTCGAGTAGGTCTGCTGACCAGGGTGTCGACATTGGTCCGAGCGTGACCAGATCGTGACCTCCGCCTGTAACCCTCGCTCCCACACTGGACATGTCAGGGCGCACGGGGATGGACCCCGACAGAGAGGACACCGCGATGCGCCCATCGATCACCCGCCGTGCGGGTGCGACCCTGGCCATCCTGACGACGGCCGCGCTGCTCGCGGCATGTGCGCAGGCCGCCCCTCAGGCGCCGGCCGCACCGACGCCGACCGCCGCCGAGCAGACACCGAGCGCCGAGCAGACGCCGACGCCGAGCGCGACGGCCGAGCCGACGGCGGCGCCACCCGCCGACGACGAGTCCGTCACGGTGACCCCACCGGCGAGCGACCCGGCGGATGCGGGGGAGAGCGACGAGGTCGTCACTCCCGAGCCGCCGACGATGCTCATCGAGGACGAGCCGTGGGTCTTCGAGACCCAGAACGGCACGATGCGCATCGACGTGCCCGCCGAGTGGACGGTCACCGACTCCAGCGCCGAGGTCGTCAACCACGACGGCCGCGTGCAGTGGGACAACGGGCTGCGGCTCGAGTCGCCGGAGGGGCTGGCGCTGCACTACTACGACGGCTACGGCAGCGATGTCGGCGTCGTGAGCGAGTGGAGCATCGTCGACCGCATCGAGGTTGCGGAGGGCATCGAGGTCATCGCCTGGTGGGACCAGTGGGATGCGGAGGTGGGTGCCGTGCTGGCGCTCGCGAGCACCACGGAGGACGGAAGGCCCTATCCGCACGCCCAGCTCGACGGCGTCAACCGCAACCACCAGGCATGGCTGATCGACAGCGAACTCGGTCCACACATGCGGTTCGATTCGACGGCGGAAGCCGAGGCGTTCCTGCGCGGCGACCGCGCACAGGAGGCGATGCAGGTGCTGAGCACGATCGAGTTGCTCCCGGTCGACCAGTACGCGATGCCCTGACACCATCCATCAGACCCCGACGGCCTTGCGGAACACCGCGGGGCCGTCGTGCTGCCGGGCTATGCCCGTTCCCGCTCCGCCCGCTGCTGCAGCAGCTCCTCGACGGCGCTCGGCAGCGTGGTCTCGAAGTCGATCAGCTTCGCCCAGGTGGGTGTCACGACGATCCGCACCATGCCGTCGGCGTAGAGCGAGCGGATCTCGCGATCCCACTCGACTCGCTGCTCGGGTGTCATCTCGTAGGTGGTGTTCGCCTCGACGTACTCGTCGGGGATGCCGTCGACGTAGTCGAGCGCTGCGGTGCCGCGGATGAGCAGGATCATCGGCGGATGCACCTCGGTGTCGATCGTCAGCGCGACCGCCGGGTGCCGCTGCAGGGCAGGCAGCTTCTGCGAGTTATTGGGCGTGCACATGACGATCGTCGAGCCGTTCCAGCTGAACCCGATCGGGATGGCGCGGGGCGTGCCGTCCTCGGCGACGTAGGCGAGGCGGGTGATGTCGCGCGCGAGCAGCGCTTGGCTGATCGGCTTGGCGAGCACTGCGGTGACGTCCTGCGGCTGCACGATGAGTCCTCTCGTCGGATGCGGGATCAGGCTACGCATGCGCCGTCGGCACCACCACCCACTCCTCACCCGCACGAGTGAGGTCACCCGCCCGTGCGGAGGAGGCCGCGCGGGCAGCAGCGCAGCACGCTCGAGGCATGAGCCAACAGCAGCACTCCTTGCCCTTCGGCGCATCCGCCCAGGTCGACCGCATCCGCCCCGCCGACATTGGGCACAACAGCCCGGCGCTGCACCGCGAGGCCCGCCGCACGAGCCGCCTGACGGTCGCCGCCGGCGTCGCGCTGCTCGTGATCATGGCGCTGCACTCAGCAGTCTTCGCACCCCACGAGTGGTGGGACGCCTGGCTGGCAGGGCCATTCCGTGCCGGGCAGCCGCCGCTCGAGGCGACCGTGCTGTTCTGGGCGCTGCCGGGCGGCTTCGTGGTGCCGGGCGCGCTGCTCGGGCTGCTCCTGGTGCGGGAGGGCCGTCGCGGCGGCACGATGCCGCTCTGGGTGCCCATCGTGCTGGGTGCCTGGGCGATCGGATGCGTCTGGATCGTCGGCCCGAGCGGCTTCCTCACGCTGTCGGTGCCGGTGGTGCTGCTGCTGATCGCGGGCGCCCGGGCTGCGCGTGCCCGCCGAGCAGCGCCCGACTCAGTCGCCCGGTGAAACGGTCATAGACGCGGGCCCGCGCACCGCACGCACGAAGGCTGCCCCGCGAGTTCCGCGGGGCAGCCCCCAGTGTCAGTCAGCCGTTCGTCAGTTCTCCACCGGCACGATCAACCCGCCCCAGGTGTCGAGGATGTACTGCTGCGTCTCCTCAGAGGTGAGCAGGTCGCGCAGCGCGGTCACGCGCGGGTCGTTCTCCAGTTCGGGCGTGGTCGCGAGGATGTTGAAGTAGTTCGAGTCGGTGCCCTCGGTGAGGATCGCCTGCTCCTGCGTCAGCCCCGCGGGGATCGCGAACGACGAGGTGACGAAGACCGCGTCGTTGTCGGGGATCGCCAGCGGCAGCGTGGCGTTCTCGACCTCGGTGAACGCGAAGTTCTGCGGGTTGGCGGTGATGCCGTCGAGGTTGGTGGTGCCATCGGCGATCTCGATCAGGCCCTCGGCCGCGAGGATCTCGAGCGCGCGGCCCTCGTTCGTCGGGTCGTTGGGGATGGCGATCGAGGCGCCGTCGGGCAGCTCGTCGATCGACGTGATCGACTCCGAGTAATAGGCGGCCGCCGGCAGGTAGATCTCGCCGACCGAGACGAGCGAGCCGCCGGCCTGCGAGTTGTAGGTCTCCATGAACGTCGAGTTCTGGAAGAGGTTGGCTTCGGTCGAGCCGTCGGTGAGGGCCGGGTTGGGCGTGTTGTAGTCGGTGAACTCGACCCATTCGATGTCGAGGCCCGCCTCCTCGGCGAGGTTCTCGTCGACCCAGGTGAGCATGTCGCCGGCCGGCACCGGCAGGGCGCCGACGCGGATGGTGCCGAGCGTGCCGTCCTCGGGTGCCTCGGTCTGGCCGCCGGTCGAGCAGGCGGCGAGTGCCACGACGGCGACGCCGGCGGCGATGGTGGTCGCGAGGCGACGCTTGGTGCTGAAGTGCATGGTGCTTCCTTCGGTGGTGAGGGGTCGGATGCGCGGTGGCGGCTACGCGCCCCGCGGCACGTTTCGGTCGATCTCGCCCTGGGCATCCCGCGCGACGTCTGCATCGAGGTGCGCCTGCGCATCCGCGACGCCCTTCTGCGCACCGCGCTTGGTGACGGGTGCGCCGAGCCGCTTGGCGAGCGCGGTCAGCGCCCACTGGATGACCTGCACGAGCAGGAACAGGATGATGACGACGCCCACGATGTGGATCCAGCTGTAGCGCTGCATGCCGTAGGTGAGGGCCACGTTGCCGAGGCCGCCGCCGCCGACCACGCCGACCATCGCCGAGAAGTTGATGATGGAGGTGATGGTGGTGGCGGTGCCGAGCAGGATCGCCGGGGTCGCCTGCGGCAGCAGCACGCGGCGCACGAGCAGCCAGCGGGAGGCGCCGAGCGAGTCGGCCGCCTCGAACAGGCCCGGGTCGACCTCGCGCACGGCGATCTCGACCACGCGCACGAAGAAGGGGATCGCCACGAGCGTGAGCGGCACGATCGCGGGGCCGGTGCCGATGAACGAGCCGAGCAGCCAGCGGGTGAGCGGGATGAGCGCGATCATCAGCACGATGAACGGCACCGAGCGGCCCAGGTTCACGATGAAGCCGAGCACCGCGTTGAGCACGCGGCCGAGCGCGCGCGAGCCGAGCGGCGCCTCGAGGAAGCGCCCCTGCTCGGTGCCGACCAGGATGATGCCGAGCGGCAGGCCGACGACGAACGTGATCGCCATGGCGATCGCCGTCATGTAGACGGTCTCCCAGGTGCCTTCGAGCAGCACCTGGATGAGGTTCGACCAGAAGTCGGGTGCGGTGGGGTCGATCATGCGAGCACCTCCCAGGCGGTGACGCCCTGCGCGGTGAGCGAGTCGATGACGCGGAGGGCGACGGATGCGTCAC
The window above is part of the Agrococcus sp. ARC_14 genome. Proteins encoded here:
- a CDS encoding MetQ/NlpA family ABC transporter substrate-binding protein encodes the protein MHFSTKRRLATTIAAGVAVVALAACSTGGQTEAPEDGTLGTIRVGALPVPAGDMLTWVDENLAEEAGLDIEWVEFTDYNTPNPALTDGSTEANLFQNSTFMETYNSQAGGSLVSVGEIYLPAAAYYSESITSIDELPDGASIAIPNDPTNEGRALEILAAEGLIEIADGTTNLDGITANPQNFAFTEVENATLPLAIPDNDAVFVTSSFAIPAGLTQEQAILTEGTDSNYFNILATTPELENDPRVTALRDLLTSEETQQYILDTWGGLIVPVEN
- a CDS encoding pyridoxamine 5'-phosphate oxidase family protein yields the protein MRSLIPHPTRGLIVQPQDVTAVLAKPISQALLARDITRLAYVAEDGTPRAIPIGFSWNGSTIVMCTPNNSQKLPALQRHPAVALTIDTEVHPPMILLIRGTAALDYVDGIPDEYVEANTTYEMTPEQRVEWDREIRSLYADGMVRIVVTPTWAKLIDFETTLPSAVEELLQQRAERERA
- a CDS encoding RNA polymerase sigma factor, which translates into the protein MRGDGVAFAAVFDRHGDRVWRHAWRLMQHRQDTEDVVAAAFAEAWRRRARVRIVDESVLPWLLVTTTNCARNARRSVRRNERLIAHIPLGPDAPDTADVAADRLERLDAGTAVAQALRQLPEKDARLIALVLLEEMPLADAATAIGVSYGAAKTRIHRAKLKLRAQLEAAGVDELEEVVSA
- a CDS encoding methionine ABC transporter permease — protein: MIDPTAPDFWSNLIQVLLEGTWETVYMTAIAMAITFVVGLPLGIILVGTEQGRFLEAPLGSRALGRVLNAVLGFIVNLGRSVPFIVLMIALIPLTRWLLGSFIGTGPAIVPLTLVAIPFFVRVVEIAVREVDPGLFEAADSLGASRWLLVRRVLLPQATPAILLGTATTITSIINFSAMVGVVGGGGLGNVALTYGMQRYSWIHIVGVVIILFLLVQVIQWALTALAKRLGAPVTKRGAQKGVADAQAHLDADVARDAQGEIDRNVPRGA